The following proteins come from a genomic window of Streptomyces liliiviolaceus:
- a CDS encoding DUF2795 domain-containing protein, with product MERGSNRLSAHRDEEMKHELQGLLRSGHPTRAEEWHDPEPVADDDPTVAGGPVRPGAGSTTVAAVRLELARSLGRTSFPAGPRELVGVLREQYAPDTLVEPVERLPSDARYANAQELAEAVVRSAAPDA from the coding sequence ATGGAGCGAGGCAGCAACCGCCTCAGCGCCCACCGGGACGAGGAGATGAAGCACGAACTGCAGGGTCTGCTGAGGTCGGGCCATCCGACCCGGGCGGAGGAGTGGCACGACCCGGAGCCGGTCGCGGACGACGATCCGACGGTTGCCGGAGGCCCGGTGCGGCCGGGCGCGGGCAGTACGACCGTGGCGGCCGTGCGCCTCGAACTGGCGCGGAGTCTGGGCCGTACGTCGTTCCCCGCGGGGCCTCGGGAGCTGGTCGGGGTGCTGCGTGAGCAGTACGCGCCGGACACGCTGGTCGAGCCGGTGGAACGGCTGCCGTCGGATGCGCGCTACGCCAACGCCCAGGAACTGGCCGAGGCGGTCGTCCGTTCCGCGGCACCGGACGCCTGA
- a CDS encoding ABC-F family ATP-binding cassette domain-containing protein — MGHLEAAHLEYYLPDGRALLGDVSFRVGEGAAVALVGPNGAGKTTLLRLISGELKPHGGTVTVSGGLGVMRQFVGSVRDESTVRDLLVSVAQPRIREAAQAVDRAEHGIMTVDDEAAQLQYAQALSDWAEVQGYEAETLWDICTTAALGVPYDKAQFREVRTLSGGEQKRLVLEALLRGSDEVLLLDEPDNYLDVPGKRWLEEKLRETRKTVLFVSHDRELLARSAEKIVSVEPGPAGADAWVHGGGFATYHEARRERFARFEELRRRWDEKHAQLKKLVLNLRQAASISHELASRYQAAQTRLRKFEEAGPPPEPPREQDITMRLHGGRTGVRAVTCKGLELTGLMKPFDLEVFYGERVAVLGSNGSGKSHFLRLLAGGDVAHTGEWKLGARVVAGHFAQTHAHPELQGRALLDILWSEHAQDRGAAMSRLRRYELTAQAEQRFDRLSGGQQARFQILLLELEGSTALLLDEPTDNLDLESAEALQEGLEAYQGTVLAVTHDRWFARAFDRYLVFGSDGRVRETTEPVWDERRVERSR; from the coding sequence ATGGGACATCTCGAAGCCGCGCACCTGGAGTACTACCTTCCCGACGGGAGGGCGCTGCTCGGCGACGTCTCCTTCCGGGTGGGCGAAGGGGCCGCTGTGGCGCTCGTGGGGCCCAACGGCGCCGGGAAGACGACACTGCTCCGCCTGATCTCGGGCGAGCTGAAGCCGCACGGCGGCACCGTCACGGTGAGCGGCGGACTCGGGGTGATGCGCCAGTTCGTGGGCTCCGTACGGGACGAGTCGACCGTGCGCGACCTGCTCGTGTCGGTGGCCCAGCCCCGTATCCGCGAGGCCGCGCAGGCCGTGGACCGCGCCGAGCACGGCATCATGACGGTCGACGACGAGGCCGCCCAGCTCCAGTATGCGCAGGCGCTCTCCGACTGGGCCGAGGTCCAGGGGTACGAGGCCGAGACGCTCTGGGACATCTGCACCACGGCCGCGCTCGGCGTCCCGTACGACAAGGCGCAGTTCCGCGAGGTACGGACCCTGTCGGGCGGTGAGCAGAAGCGGCTCGTGCTGGAGGCGCTGCTGCGCGGCTCCGACGAGGTGCTGCTCCTCGACGAGCCGGACAACTACCTCGACGTGCCCGGCAAGCGCTGGCTGGAGGAGAAGCTGCGGGAGACCCGTAAGACGGTCCTGTTCGTCTCCCACGACCGGGAACTGCTCGCCCGTTCCGCCGAGAAGATCGTCAGCGTGGAGCCGGGACCGGCCGGCGCCGACGCCTGGGTGCACGGCGGCGGCTTCGCCACGTACCACGAGGCCCGTCGTGAGCGGTTCGCGCGCTTCGAGGAGCTGCGGCGGCGCTGGGACGAGAAGCACGCCCAGCTGAAGAAGCTCGTACTGAACCTGCGCCAGGCCGCCTCCATCAGCCACGAGCTGGCCTCCCGCTACCAGGCCGCGCAGACCAGGCTGCGCAAGTTCGAGGAGGCCGGGCCGCCGCCGGAGCCGCCGCGCGAGCAGGACATCACGATGCGCCTGCACGGCGGACGCACCGGTGTACGGGCCGTGACCTGCAAGGGGCTCGAACTGACCGGGCTGATGAAACCCTTCGACCTGGAGGTCTTCTACGGCGAACGGGTCGCCGTCCTCGGCTCGAACGGCTCGGGCAAGTCGCACTTCCTGCGGCTGCTGGCGGGCGGCGACGTGGCGCACACGGGGGAGTGGAAGCTCGGCGCGCGGGTCGTGGCCGGCCACTTCGCCCAGACGCACGCGCACCCCGAACTGCAGGGGCGCGCCCTGCTCGACATCCTGTGGAGCGAGCACGCCCAGGACCGGGGCGCGGCGATGTCCCGGCTGCGGCGGTACGAGCTGACGGCGCAGGCGGAGCAGCGGTTCGACCGGCTGTCCGGTGGGCAGCAGGCCCGCTTCCAGATCCTCCTGCTCGAACTGGAGGGGTCCACGGCCCTGCTCCTCGACGAGCCGACGGACAACCTCGACCTGGAGTCCGCGGAGGCGCTCCAGGAAGGGCTTGAGGCCTACCAGGGGACGGTCCTGGCCGTCACCCACGACCGGTGGTTCGCTCGCGCGTTCGACCGATATCTGGTGTTCGGCAGCGACGGGCGTGTACGGGAGACGACGGAGCCGGTCTGGGACGAACGCCGGGTCGAGCGGTCGCGGTAG
- a CDS encoding bifunctional phosphatase PAP2/diacylglycerol kinase family protein has product MTVEVDLTAAGAGHTLLDRLMALDTRLFEAVATRHWPGADPLLPKLSRSANHGVLWFGAAAALAATRSPRARRAAVRGIASLALASATINTVGKRSVRRPRPRLDAVPVMRQLKRQPITTSFPSGHSASAAAFATGVALESGPLGAVVAPVAAAVALSRIYTGAHFPSDVLAGAAFGVGSAFVARALVPTRDQLPPPGRPRADVPALQDGEGLVLVVNTSAGTADRMRAIGDALPLAEVVECEPEYLRAELEKAAARAEVLGVCGGDGTINAAATVALRHGLPLAVLPGGTLNHFSKDLGVEDVRGLSRALAEGDAVRVDVGRYSAGDQEGYFLNNCSLGVYPELVRERDHWSKRIGGWPAGVVATLRVVRAGRHPLRTDFDGKERPLWLLFAGNGTYHRMGPIPARRYDLADGLLDVRVVHGGRFPAVRLLAAAVAGPLTRSPVHAALRVGGLRVQGVEPGTLLAFDGEVRPVEGDVTIQKLPEALTVYRPSGPR; this is encoded by the coding sequence ATGACCGTTGAAGTAGACCTCACCGCCGCCGGAGCCGGCCATACCCTGCTCGACCGGCTGATGGCCCTCGACACCCGCCTGTTCGAGGCGGTCGCGACCCGGCACTGGCCGGGCGCCGACCCGCTGCTGCCGAAGCTGAGCCGCAGCGCGAACCACGGGGTGCTGTGGTTCGGCGCGGCGGCGGCCCTCGCGGCGACCCGCTCGCCCCGCGCGCGCCGCGCGGCCGTGCGCGGGATCGCCTCGCTGGCCCTGGCGTCGGCCACGATCAACACGGTGGGCAAGCGTTCGGTGCGCCGTCCGCGACCCCGGCTGGACGCCGTGCCGGTGATGCGGCAGCTGAAGCGGCAGCCGATCACCACGTCCTTCCCCTCGGGGCACTCGGCGTCGGCGGCGGCCTTCGCGACGGGTGTCGCGCTGGAGTCCGGGCCGCTCGGCGCGGTGGTGGCCCCGGTGGCCGCCGCGGTCGCCCTGTCCCGGATCTACACGGGTGCGCACTTCCCGAGCGACGTGCTCGCCGGGGCGGCGTTCGGAGTGGGTTCCGCCTTCGTCGCGCGTGCCCTGGTGCCGACGCGTGACCAGTTGCCGCCCCCCGGGCGTCCGCGCGCGGACGTGCCCGCCCTTCAGGACGGGGAGGGTCTGGTGCTCGTGGTCAACACCTCGGCGGGCACCGCGGACCGGATGCGTGCCATCGGGGACGCCCTGCCGCTCGCCGAGGTCGTGGAGTGCGAACCGGAGTATCTGCGGGCCGAGTTGGAGAAGGCCGCGGCCCGCGCCGAGGTGCTGGGGGTGTGCGGCGGCGACGGCACGATCAACGCGGCCGCCACGGTCGCCCTGCGCCACGGCCTGCCGCTCGCCGTGCTGCCGGGCGGCACGCTCAACCACTTCTCCAAGGACCTGGGCGTGGAGGACGTACGGGGCCTGAGCCGCGCCCTGGCCGAGGGTGACGCCGTACGGGTGGACGTGGGCCGGTACTCGGCCGGTGACCAGGAGGGCTACTTCCTCAACAACTGCAGCCTGGGCGTGTATCCGGAGCTGGTGCGCGAGCGGGACCACTGGTCGAAGCGGATCGGCGGCTGGCCGGCCGGGGTGGTCGCCACCCTGCGTGTCGTGCGCGCGGGCCGGCACCCGCTGCGGACCGATTTCGACGGCAAGGAGCGCCCGCTGTGGCTGCTGTTCGCCGGCAACGGCACCTATCACCGGATGGGGCCGATCCCGGCCCGCCGTTACGACCTCGCGGACGGTCTCCTCGATGTACGGGTCGTGCACGGCGGCCGTTTCCCGGCGGTACGCCTGCTGGCCGCGGCCGTGGCCGGACCGCTGACCCGGTCCCCCGTGCACGCGGCGCTGCGCGTCGGCGGCCTCCGTGTGCAGGGCGTCGAACCGGGCACGCTGCTGGCCTTCGACGGCGAAGTCAGGCCGGTGGAGGGCGATGTGACGATCCAGAAGCTCCCGGAGGCACTGACGGTCTACCGCCCGAGCGGTCCGCGCTGA
- a CDS encoding class I SAM-dependent methyltransferase, which translates to MSKVPKETAVYTHGHHESVLRSHTWRTAANSAAYLLGSLKPHMRILDIGCGPGTITADLAGLVPDGHVTGVDHAPGILDRARATAAERGLENVDFAVADVHALEYPDDSFCVVHAHQVLQHVGDPVQALREMYRVTKPGGFIAVRDSDYAAMTWYPLSPGLDDWLDLYRRVARANGGEPDAGRRLKSWALAAGFRAEDITASAGTWCYSTASERAWWSGLWADRTVASAYAALAVEGGHAEVGRLEGIASAWREWGAREDAWFAVLHGELLSRKRATRLSVESHVRPGGA; encoded by the coding sequence ATGTCGAAGGTGCCGAAAGAGACCGCCGTGTACACGCACGGCCACCACGAGTCCGTGCTGCGCTCGCACACCTGGCGTACGGCCGCCAACTCGGCGGCCTATCTCCTCGGCTCGCTCAAGCCGCACATGCGGATCCTGGACATCGGCTGCGGGCCCGGCACCATCACCGCGGATCTCGCCGGACTCGTCCCGGACGGGCATGTCACCGGTGTCGACCACGCGCCGGGCATCCTGGACCGGGCGCGCGCCACAGCGGCCGAACGGGGCCTGGAGAACGTCGACTTCGCCGTCGCGGACGTCCATGCGCTGGAGTATCCGGACGACAGTTTCTGTGTCGTGCACGCCCATCAGGTGCTGCAGCATGTGGGGGATCCGGTGCAGGCGCTGCGGGAGATGTACCGGGTCACGAAGCCGGGCGGCTTCATCGCCGTCCGGGACTCCGACTACGCGGCGATGACCTGGTATCCGCTGTCGCCGGGTCTGGACGACTGGCTCGACCTGTACCGGCGGGTGGCGCGCGCGAACGGGGGTGAGCCGGATGCCGGGCGGCGCCTGAAGTCGTGGGCGCTGGCGGCCGGCTTCCGCGCGGAGGACATCACGGCGTCGGCGGGGACGTGGTGCTACTCGACGGCGTCGGAGCGGGCGTGGTGGAGCGGGCTGTGGGCGGACCGTACGGTGGCGTCCGCGTATGCGGCGCTTGCGGTGGAGGGGGGTCATGCGGAGGTGGGTCGGCTGGAGGGGATCGCTTCCGCGTGGCGGGAGTGGGGCGCGCGGGAGGACGCGTGGTTCGCGGTCCTCCACGGCGAACTCCTGTCCCGCAAACGGGCGACGCGCCTGAGCGTCGAGTCCCACGTGCGGCCCGGCGGGGCCTGA
- a CDS encoding gas vesicle protein K yields MDDAVLGTGAGREAGRSRLDLEPDTVERDLIKLVLTVVELLRQLMERQAVRRFDTGDLSEDQEERIGLTLMLLDDRMAELRDRYGLRPEDLNLDLGPLGPLLPRD; encoded by the coding sequence GTGGACGACGCGGTCCTCGGCACCGGGGCGGGCAGGGAGGCCGGGCGGAGCCGTCTCGACCTCGAACCGGACACGGTGGAGCGGGACCTGATCAAGCTGGTGCTGACCGTGGTCGAGTTGCTGCGGCAGTTGATGGAACGGCAGGCCGTTCGGCGGTTCGACACGGGGGATCTGTCCGAGGATCAGGAGGAGCGGATCGGGCTGACGCTGATGCTTCTGGACGACCGGATGGCGGAACTCCGAGACCGCTACGGGCTCCGCCCCGAGGACCTGAACCTGGACCTCGGCCCCTTGGGCCCGCTGCTTCCTCGGGACTAG
- a CDS encoding gas vesicle protein: MTVVERREVALVDLLDRLLAGGVVITGDLTLRIADVDLVRIDLNALISSVNENVPAPWEEML; the protein is encoded by the coding sequence GTGACCGTCGTGGAACGCCGGGAGGTCGCCCTCGTCGACCTCCTCGACCGGCTGCTCGCGGGCGGGGTCGTCATCACCGGCGACCTGACCCTGCGGATCGCGGACGTCGATCTCGTACGGATCGATCTGAACGCGCTCATCAGCTCGGTGAACGAGAACGTTCCCGCGCCGTGGGAGGAGATGCTGTGA
- a CDS encoding GvpL/GvpF family gas vesicle protein, protein MSGLRYVYAVCRPFGTPLPAQLTGVAGVPPKQLVHGDLVAVVGQVPEEDFAEGPLRAHLEDLDWLGATARAHQNVIDALTGVTSPLPLRLATVFLDDSGVRSMLEERADTFRRTLGRLDGRVEWGVKVYSEPTEAPDSKDTSGKAASSPGRAAGSGRDYLRQRRNQRKESEEKWERAEEFSRRLHESLSGYAEDTRIHAPQNSALSRAPGRNILNAAYLVPRTESEAFVELVDRTKDDAPGLRVELTGPWAAYSFSGEDA, encoded by the coding sequence ATGAGTGGTCTGCGTTACGTGTACGCCGTCTGCCGCCCCTTCGGTACACCCCTGCCGGCGCAGCTGACAGGGGTGGCCGGCGTGCCGCCCAAGCAGCTGGTCCACGGCGACCTGGTCGCCGTCGTCGGCCAGGTGCCCGAGGAGGACTTCGCGGAGGGGCCGCTGCGGGCCCACCTGGAGGACCTGGACTGGCTCGGCGCGACCGCGCGGGCCCACCAGAACGTGATCGACGCGCTCACCGGCGTCACCTCGCCGCTGCCGCTCCGGCTCGCCACGGTGTTCCTGGACGACAGCGGCGTCCGGTCGATGCTGGAGGAGCGCGCGGACACGTTCCGGCGCACCCTCGGCCGGCTCGACGGGCGGGTCGAGTGGGGGGTGAAGGTGTACTCGGAACCCACGGAGGCCCCCGACTCCAAGGACACGTCCGGGAAAGCGGCCTCCTCTCCCGGCCGGGCGGCGGGCTCGGGGCGCGACTATCTGCGGCAGCGGCGCAACCAGCGCAAGGAGAGCGAGGAGAAGTGGGAGCGGGCCGAGGAGTTCTCGCGCCGGCTCCACGAGTCCCTGTCCGGGTACGCGGAGGACACCCGGATCCACGCCCCGCAGAACTCGGCGCTGTCCCGGGCGCCCGGCCGGAACATCCTGAACGCCGCCTATCTGGTGCCGCGGACGGAATCCGAGGCGTTCGTGGAACTGGTCGACCGTACGAAGGACGACGCGCCGGGGCTGCGCGTCGAGCTGACCGGTCCGTGGGCCGCCTACTCGTTCAGCGGGGAGGACGCGTGA
- a CDS encoding gas vesicle protein → MTTAQRLPDPYGNGGGANLADILERVLDKGIVIAGDIRINLLDIELLTIKLRLIVASVDKAKEMGIDWWETDPQLSSRAGRDELARENAELRAHVAELEEARAEVPARRRAPAKKEAKE, encoded by the coding sequence ATGACCACGGCTCAGCGCCTGCCCGACCCGTACGGGAACGGCGGCGGCGCCAACCTCGCGGACATCCTCGAACGGGTCCTCGACAAGGGCATCGTCATCGCGGGTGACATCCGTATCAACCTGCTCGACATCGAACTCCTCACCATCAAGCTGCGGCTCATCGTCGCCTCCGTCGACAAGGCGAAGGAGATGGGCATCGACTGGTGGGAGACCGATCCGCAGCTGTCCTCCCGCGCCGGCCGTGACGAACTCGCCCGGGAGAACGCGGAGTTGCGGGCCCATGTGGCCGAACTGGAGGAAGCGCGCGCCGAAGTGCCCGCGCGCAGGCGCGCACCCGCGAAGAAGGAAGCCAAGGAATGA
- a CDS encoding SRPBCC family protein, whose translation MTDTLGSATKQAKSNPLTSLAQSEAVDRLKDEAQAYLAAQVQRALVGVGTKLGQTTGKLNDIASGDSPGFAKLALDGGRKLADGKGPMRTALELGAGKAKDSVVGAFKNLTGGKGGKRKGGAGKKPTVIMEFIDVGVPLRTAYDQWTQYQDFSNFARGVKSANRADDTTSDWQMKIFWSNRSWKAHTTEQVADQRISWTSEGAKGTTKGVVTFHSLAENLTRVLLVIEYYPKGLFEKTGNIWRAQGRRARLDLKHFARFISIKGEADDGWRGEIRDGEVVTSHEDAVAEEEEAEQNSEDAPEEGSEDGSEDAEASTDSTDEEVPEDEEGYEDEDAPEAEYEDEEVPEDDEAYEEEDAPEAEYEDEEIPEDEEAVEEADEREREPAGARGRR comes from the coding sequence ATGACTGACACCCTCGGGTCCGCGACCAAGCAGGCCAAGAGCAACCCGCTGACCTCCCTCGCACAGAGCGAGGCCGTCGACCGGCTGAAGGACGAGGCCCAGGCGTACCTGGCCGCCCAGGTCCAGCGGGCGCTGGTCGGCGTCGGGACCAAGCTCGGCCAGACGACGGGCAAGCTCAACGACATCGCCTCCGGCGACAGCCCCGGCTTCGCCAAGCTCGCCCTCGACGGCGGCCGCAAGCTCGCCGACGGCAAGGGGCCGATGCGCACCGCGCTGGAACTCGGCGCGGGCAAGGCCAAGGACAGCGTGGTCGGCGCCTTCAAGAACCTGACCGGCGGCAAGGGCGGCAAGCGCAAGGGCGGCGCCGGCAAGAAGCCCACCGTCATCATGGAGTTCATCGACGTCGGCGTGCCGCTGCGCACGGCCTACGACCAGTGGACCCAGTACCAGGACTTCAGCAACTTCGCCCGGGGCGTCAAGAGCGCGAACCGCGCCGACGACACGACGTCCGACTGGCAGATGAAGATCTTCTGGTCCAACCGCAGCTGGAAGGCGCACACCACCGAACAGGTGGCGGACCAGCGGATCAGCTGGACGTCCGAGGGCGCCAAGGGCACCACGAAGGGTGTCGTCACCTTCCACTCGCTCGCCGAGAACCTCACCCGCGTGCTGCTGGTCATCGAGTACTACCCCAAGGGGCTGTTCGAGAAGACCGGCAACATCTGGCGCGCCCAGGGCCGCAGGGCACGCCTCGACCTCAAGCACTTCGCCCGGTTCATCTCCATCAAGGGCGAGGCGGACGACGGCTGGCGCGGTGAGATCCGCGACGGCGAGGTCGTCACGAGCCATGAGGACGCGGTCGCGGAGGAGGAGGAAGCCGAGCAGAACTCCGAGGACGCTCCCGAGGAGGGCTCCGAGGACGGTTCCGAGGACGCGGAGGCCTCGACCGACTCGACCGACGAGGAGGTCCCGGAGGACGAGGAGGGCTACGAGGACGAGGACGCCCCCGAGGCCGAGTACGAGGACGAAGAGGTCCCGGAGGACGACGAGGCCTACGAGGAGGAGGACGCGCCGGAGGCCGAGTACGAGGACGAGGAGATCCCTGAGGACGAGGAAGCGGTGGAGGAGGCGGACGAGCGCGAGCGTGAGCCCGCCGGTGCCAGGGGCCGTCGATGA
- a CDS encoding DNA primase, producing MNRLGLGLAVGAGYVLGRTKKMKLAFAVGTMVAGKRMHLSPRALADLVSTQLQNNPQFKEIGDQLRGDLRGVGKAATGALVERQITGLADRLHGRTSQVQDQLAGVVPDAVPDAVPDAVPDVPGVGGKKRRKRDEEPDDEYDDVEYDDDEYEHDDDPDSDDSGRDTRDTDDKAAGDDEKPRPRKRAPAKKTAKAPAKKAAQKRSPGNEAPAKKTAARTAKKAPGRKTAAAKSATRRTTRARTTRGGGDDD from the coding sequence ATGAACCGACTAGGGCTTGGCCTCGCCGTAGGGGCCGGATACGTCCTCGGACGTACGAAGAAGATGAAGCTGGCCTTCGCCGTGGGCACCATGGTGGCGGGCAAGCGGATGCACCTCAGCCCGCGGGCGCTCGCGGACCTGGTCTCCACGCAACTGCAGAACAACCCGCAGTTCAAGGAGATCGGTGACCAGCTGCGCGGGGACCTGCGTGGTGTGGGCAAGGCCGCCACCGGAGCACTCGTCGAGCGCCAGATCACCGGCCTCGCCGACCGGCTGCACGGGCGGACCAGCCAGGTGCAGGACCAGCTCGCGGGCGTCGTCCCGGACGCGGTCCCGGACGCGGTCCCGGACGCGGTCCCGGACGTGCCAGGCGTCGGCGGCAAGAAGCGCCGCAAGCGGGACGAGGAACCGGACGACGAGTACGACGACGTCGAATACGACGACGACGAGTACGAGCACGACGACGACCCGGACTCGGACGACTCCGGCCGTGACACCCGCGACACGGACGACAAGGCGGCCGGGGACGACGAGAAGCCGCGGCCGCGCAAGCGGGCTCCCGCGAAGAAGACCGCGAAGGCGCCCGCGAAGAAGGCCGCCCAGAAGCGCAGCCCCGGCAACGAGGCTCCGGCGAAGAAGACGGCGGCCAGGACCGCGAAGAAGGCCCCGGGCAGGAAGACGGCCGCGGCGAAGTCCGCCACGCGCCGCACCACCCGGGCCCGTACGACGAGGGGAGGCGGCGACGATGACTGA
- a CDS encoding gas vesicle protein GvpG, translating to MGLIGEVLMLPFAPVRGSLWAMEQVVNEAERQYYDPAAVRAELGSLEERLEAGEIDEAEFDRMEDELLDRLEIAMTRSTGTGNHGTTR from the coding sequence ATGGGGCTGATCGGAGAGGTCCTGATGCTGCCGTTCGCCCCCGTGCGCGGCAGCCTCTGGGCCATGGAACAGGTGGTGAACGAGGCCGAGCGCCAGTACTACGACCCGGCGGCGGTCCGCGCCGAACTCGGCAGCCTTGAGGAACGCCTGGAGGCCGGCGAGATCGACGAAGCGGAGTTCGACCGCATGGAGGACGAGCTCCTCGACAGGCTGGAGATAGCCATGACCAGGAGCACCGGAACAGGCAACCACGGGACTACACGATGA
- a CDS encoding GvpL/GvpF family gas vesicle protein encodes MSTYVYGITSSSLPSLPDGTEGVGEPALPVRVIKEGDLAAVVSDAPEGLRPKRRDLLAHQNVLAEAGAGGPVLPMRFGSVSTDDAAVAGVLAERAEHFKERLDALAGKVEYNVKATHDEEAVLHRVMSENPDVRALTEANRSAGGGNYDEKLRLGEMVVAAVKNREVEDAAEIQQALEPVAASVSVGPESTGWLANLSFLVDRDTAETFIGAVEEVRKAHPHLDLRVHGPLPPYSFVEPGPSEPAQASN; translated from the coding sequence GTGAGCACGTACGTCTACGGCATCACGTCCAGTTCGCTGCCCTCGCTCCCGGACGGCACCGAAGGCGTCGGTGAGCCGGCGCTGCCGGTGCGCGTCATCAAGGAGGGCGACCTCGCCGCGGTCGTCAGTGACGCGCCCGAGGGGCTGCGGCCCAAGCGCAGGGACCTGCTCGCCCACCAGAACGTGCTCGCCGAGGCGGGCGCGGGCGGCCCGGTGCTGCCCATGCGCTTCGGCAGCGTCTCGACGGACGACGCGGCCGTGGCCGGTGTCCTCGCCGAGCGCGCCGAGCACTTCAAGGAGCGCCTCGACGCGCTCGCGGGCAAGGTCGAGTACAACGTCAAGGCCACGCACGACGAAGAGGCCGTACTGCACCGCGTGATGTCCGAGAACCCGGACGTCAGGGCCCTCACCGAGGCCAACCGCAGTGCGGGCGGCGGCAATTACGACGAGAAGCTGCGGCTCGGCGAGATGGTGGTCGCCGCGGTGAAGAACCGCGAGGTCGAGGACGCCGCCGAGATCCAGCAGGCGCTGGAACCGGTCGCCGCCTCCGTCAGCGTGGGCCCCGAGTCCACCGGCTGGCTGGCCAACCTGTCCTTCCTGGTGGACCGCGACACGGCCGAGACGTTCATCGGCGCCGTCGAAGAGGTCCGCAAGGCGCACCCGCACCTCGATCTGCGGGTCCACGGGCCGCTGCCCCCCTACAGCTTCGTCGAGCCGGGCCCTTCCGAGCCCGCGCAGGCGAGCAACTGA
- a CDS encoding gas vesicle structural protein GvpA has translation MTVVPAQQTGGGGGSSGLYDVLELVLDRGLVIDAFIRVSLVGIEILKIDIRVVIASVDTYLRFAEACNRLDLEAGNKRDPGLPDLVGSITESGAKGKSKGALSGAAETISDAFKQSREESQSQSESRPRTRKTAASRRKEEQE, from the coding sequence ATGACCGTAGTCCCGGCACAGCAAACCGGTGGTGGAGGCGGCTCCAGCGGCCTCTACGACGTCCTCGAACTCGTTCTCGACCGGGGGCTCGTCATCGATGCCTTCATCCGGGTCTCCCTCGTCGGCATCGAGATCCTCAAGATCGACATCCGGGTCGTCATAGCGAGCGTCGACACCTATCTGCGCTTCGCCGAGGCGTGCAACCGCCTCGACCTCGAAGCCGGAAACAAGCGCGACCCCGGCCTGCCCGACCTGGTCGGCTCGATCACCGAGTCCGGTGCCAAGGGCAAGTCCAAGGGGGCCCTGTCCGGCGCCGCCGAGACCATCTCGGACGCGTTCAAGCAGTCCCGCGAGGAGAGCCAGAGCCAGTCCGAGTCGAGGCCGCGGACCCGTAAGACCGCCGCCTCGCGCCGCAAGGAGGAGCAGGAGTGA
- a CDS encoding gas vesicle protein GvpO codes for MSNTSNTSDSQSSQSASNSSKGRQRSAADDDELGPMDVLRQARGQLAELTGMEAESVSSFERTDDGWSLEIEVLELVRVPDTMSLLASYEVTLDPRGELTGYRRVRRYERGRADSRRPGGR; via the coding sequence ATGTCGAACACATCCAACACATCAGATTCACAGAGTTCACAGAGTGCGTCGAACTCGTCCAAGGGCAGGCAGAGGAGCGCGGCGGACGACGACGAGCTGGGTCCCATGGACGTGCTGCGCCAGGCGCGCGGCCAGCTCGCCGAACTGACCGGCATGGAGGCCGAGTCGGTGTCGTCCTTCGAACGCACCGACGACGGCTGGTCGTTGGAGATCGAGGTCCTGGAACTGGTCCGGGTCCCCGACACGATGAGTCTGCTCGCGAGCTACGAGGTGACCCTCGACCCGCGCGGCGAACTCACCGGCTACCGGCGCGTCCGCCGCTACGAACGCGGCCGGGCCGACTCCCGCAGGCCCGGCGGCCGGTAG